One genomic segment of Arachis duranensis cultivar V14167 chromosome 4, aradu.V14167.gnm2.J7QH, whole genome shotgun sequence includes these proteins:
- the LOC107484723 gene encoding uncharacterized protein LOC107484723 encodes MEKKVLEPKATFPQKLNGGAKEKKYSRFLDIFKSLHVNIPFIKALQQMPSYIKCMKELLTKKNPLKVEQTVVMTKECSSLIQKDLPTKKRDRWSFHISCVIGDTMIDREFCDLGASINLMPLSLTRKLQINELKPTNITLQLAYKTQKQALGVVENVLVTVGRYFLPIDFVVLEIEESYLPPIILGRPFLTTAKALIDVEKGELILRIHDEQLTFYVFKASHESE; translated from the coding sequence ATGGAGAAGAAAGTCTTGGAACCAAAAGCAACATTCCCTCAAAAGCTCAACGGTGGTGCTAAAGAGAAGAAGTATTCTAGGTTTCTGGACATATTTAAATCTCTCCATGTCAACATACCTTTCATCAAGGCCCTCCAACAAATGCCTTCATATATCAAATGCATGAAAGAGTTGCTAACCAAGAAGAATCCCCTGAAGGTTGAACAGACAGTAGTGATGACTAAAGAGTGCAGTTCCCTTATCCAGAAAGATTTACCTACAAAGAAGAGGGACCGATGGAGTTTCCACATCTCTTGTGTTATAGGGGATACAATGATTGACAGAGAAttttgtgatcttggagcaagcataaatTTAATGCCCCTGTCTCTCACGAGGAAGCTGCAAATCAATGAGTTGAAACCCACAAACATAACCCTTCAGTTGGCTTACAAGACCCAGAAACAAGCAttaggagtggttgaaaatgtgtTGGTGACGGTAGGGAGGTATTTCCTCCCTATAGACTTTGTTGTTCTTGAGATAGAAGAAAGCTATCTTCCTCCAATCATTCTGGGGAGACCATTCTTAACTACAGCCAAAGCACTCATCGATGTTGAGAAGGGGGAGCTAAtattgagaatacatgatgaacaaCTCACCTTTTATGTCTTCAAAGCCTCACATGAGTCTGAATAA